A segment of the Rickettsia bellii RML369-C genome:
GTTCAAGTTCATGTTTATACTCATTGCGGTAACCAAGTTTTTGCCCTGTTTGGGTATTAACCCACATTTTCCTTGTATAATGTTCTACATCTTCATAAGGTACAGTTTCTGTATAAGGTTCTTTGTCTGAATATAGTTGTTCTTCGGTGTAAGATTCTGACTTAAAACCTATAAATTTTTTCTCTGTGTCATAAAAATAATATTTATCATTATTTTTATTGCTTTCAATATTTGCTTTATTTTTATAAGCATTAAAAAGCTCTGCGAAAAGTGTTTTAATGTTTTTTGAATTTTCCCCAAAACAGCCAATAGTAACTATTTTTGTTTTTTCTACGAATGAAGAAAAAAGCTCATCTGCTTCATGAATAATGATTTTGGCTTCATCAAGAATATTTTTAAATAAACTATTAGCATCAATTAAAGTTCCCCAATTTTCTTTTACTTGCTGAGTTTGATTATTTGGTTTTGTAAATGAGGCTAAAAACTCTAATTCTTGACTTAATTTTTTTATACCTTCGGATATTAATAACTTTAAAAAATTATGGTAATTTAAGTGATTAAAATAATCAGTCAAACTAGTATTTTGTTTGTGACAAACTTTTTCCTCTACAAAATTTACAAAATGTTTTAATTCTGTAGCACGTATAATAAGCTTATCATGTAAAGCTTGCTCTACAGAAATATTGTAGTAAACTGGCGGCTTTGGTTTTTACTATTTCAAAAGCTATGCTCATCTGCTCTCTAACTTCTACTGAAGAAGAATAGTTAAATAAACCTTTAGGAATGCTCTTAAAAGTCATATTTCGGATTAAATCAATTATTTTATTGCGTTGATCTAAATTCCATGTAGGAGGGGTATAAAGGTTATTTTCCTCAATTTCATCAGAATATTTAGAAAAAGTAGCAATGCGATTATGTTGAATCAAATTTTCAATAGCGGGTTTATATTTTAATATTTGTGGATTATTGCTAACGCTTTTTAAATAAGATTCGATCGTTTTATTAGTATTCGAAATACGCCCTGCATGAGACACTATTAAGCCAATACTATCTTTGAAATAATTAATATCGCTTAAAAATTGAGCGGATTTTTCTAAGCCATTTTTGAAAATGATACCATATGAACCAGAAGGACTAATTGAATCTTGACTAGTAACCATGAGAATCTTAGCGTTTTTTACATTTTGAGCTATGATAGATTTAATTTTAGAATTAATAATTTCTGGAATAATGCCGTTACTGTCAAAATCACCTGCACAATCAATAAAGGATATATTTTGAAAATCCCCTGTACTTGCACGAAAAATATTAGGCACTATAGTTGTAGAGCCTTCGCCTTGCCCGACATAAGCTATCCCCTCACCATCCATTGGGAATATTCCCGGTTTATCGTTATAAGTTCTAAAATATAAATCTTTGCCGGTGATATAGTTTAGTAAAGTGCTTTTCCCAACACCAGTAGGACCTATTAAAAAAACTGTATTATCATATATTTGTTGATGATGCAGAAAAGGTTCTAATATATTCTGGATAGAATTTATAATATTAGATATTTTTGAGTACTTCATATCTAAATTATTATTGGATTCCTCAGGTGAAATTGCTTCATCAAAAACTTTTTGTAGTTCAATTAGTTCTGCTCGTAAATTAATCATAGATTTACCTTTTGGTTAGATATTTTTAACTTTTGGTAGAGATAACCATAAGTTGTTTAATACATAAACCTAAAATTTAAATTTTTGCAACATAAATTTTTGTTGTGGTGTTGTGGAGGGTAATTCTGTCATTCCGTGGCGGCATTGCCAGCGTGGGATGACAGCGAAAAATGATCTACGAATAAAGCCCGCCACGGGATGACACAGAGGGTGTTTTTTGATCCATGTGGGCAATGCCGCCACGGGATGATGCAGGACATAAAAATCGTGGGATGGTACTGGTACTATATCCTGAGATTGCCACGCTCCGCTCGCAATGACGCCTAAAATGACACTGAGTATATAAAAAAAAGCTTTAGAAAACTAAAGACTCTTTTCTTAGGTTTAGGAAGTTTGAAGATGTAAAAAATTACATATCAAATCTTAGACCAGCCATTAAGTTATTACCTCTATAGCGTGTTCCACCATATCTTGTTGAATCACTACCTTCAGTAATAGTTTTAGTTTTTGTCTTACCGTAATCTCTCCAGCTATATACTAGCTCAGCTTTTACACCTTGAGCAACTTCAAATGAAGCACCTAAAGATAACTGATAAGCAAAATTTGTTTTATTTTTAATATTTACCTTACCATTTTCGATATCAGGATCAGGGAATGTATATGAAATTTTTTCTTTCACCATTGCAGCACCGATACCAGCACCAGCAAAAACTTTAAACATATTTAAATCAACTACGTCAACATAACCATTTAATAAAAAGCTTACAATATTAGGTCTATGTTTTACTGAAACTCTATCACCATATTTATCATTCGCTGATTTTTTTAAATGATTACTTGTTACTAAACCAACTGTGAAATCAGTTCTTAGATTATCCATAATATAGTAACCTGCTCCGATTTCCCCAGTAAAGCCAGTATTAGACTTCACTTTTATTCCTGTAACCTTATCTTTTTGGCTATCAAAAATCACAGCACCAGCATCTAATTTTAAATACCATTGATTTTCCATAGCTGATGCCGGCATTGATGAATTCATAGCTGAATCAGTCATAGGGGCATTCATCACAACTCCTTCACAAGGATCAGTAGCAGCAAATATTGCAGCTGAAGATAAAATAGCTGTACTTGCAGCTGTTATTAAAAGTAATTTTTTCATATTATTAATATTCCTTAAATTATTTGTTAGTTATTAAAATTAAATTTTAGATAAGATTATTACCTAAATCTAATGAAAATAGTTCCAAGTAATAGAAAAGTTATTTTAATTACTTGAAACTATTAAATATTGCTTATTATTTGATTATATATCAAATCTTAAACCTGCCGTTAGGTTATGGCTTTGATAACGTATTCCTTTAACTTGTTTGTTTCCTAAACCAAATAATTTTACATTTCCGCCTTTTGTCTTACCATCACTTATCCAGCTATAAGCTAACTCTGCTTTAACTCCATCAGAAATTTGTGAAGAAGCACCTAAAGTTAGTTTGTAAGCAAGGTTAGTTGTGTTTTTGCTTGAATAAGAAGTAGAAACAGTAGCACCACTATTAATGCCAGAAAATGAAACTTTTTCTTTCAGCATTGAAGCACCGATACCAGCACCGGCAAAAACATCAAACATTTCAAAGTTAGATAGATCTACGTAACCATTAATAAGTAAACGTGTGATATTAGGCTTATGGCTTGCTGAAATATTAGCTCCTCCAAGAGAACTAACAGCACCTGACTTCTTTAATTTACCACTAAATGTAGTACCTAAAGTTAAGTCAGCTCTGAAATTTTCTGCAATATAGTTACCAACACCAATATCACCAGTAAAAGCTGTATTAGATTTTAATTTAAGACCAGTTTGGTTGTCCTTTTCTTTATTGAACATTGCCGCACCAGCATCTACTCTTAAATACCAGCTATCATTCCCGCAATCAGCGAATGAAAGGGCTGAAGATAAAACTGTTGCACTTGTAGCAGCTATTAAAAGTAATTTTTTCATTTTTAGTACCTCAATAATTTGAATTAATTAATAAAAAGCTATCCTTAGGGCTGGTATAACATACTATTATTAATAGTGCTAGATTAATATATAAAATTAATAGATTAAAGCAATAAGTTTAGATAAGTTTGTGACAAAATAGACACAAATAGATAATTAGCCCTTTTATACACCAATATATTTATTAAATTTATCTTTTTCATCTTTGAATTTATCAGCATCTGGTAGGGCGGGTTTTTTCTTAGTAATAACTTGCCATTTTTCATGTTCTATAAAGTGTTTTGCTCGCTCTACCCATTCAATTAATTCTGGTGTTTCAGGTTTTATTGCATCTATTGGGCAGTCAGGCACGCATACCCCGCAATCTATACATTCATCCGGATTGATAACCAGCATAAACTCACCCTCATAAAAACAATCTACCGGACATACTTCAACACAATCAGTATATTTACATTTCACGCATTCATCAGTTACAACGTAGGTCATTTTTTTATCGGTTTTTAATTTTGTTGATTAATATAGAGGTTCTTAAAAATAATATTAACAAAAAATATAATATAAAACTTACAAACATTATCATTAAAGGTTTTAGCATTGATGAGTGAATAGTTGGTGATCCTAATCTTAAAACACTAGCTGGCTGGTGCAGGCTATACCAAAGATTTACAGAAAATTTTATTATTGGTATGTTAATAAGTCCAATAAGGGCAATAATAGAAGCAGGGTTTTGTGCTTTTCTTATATCTTCTGCATTATTAACTATTATAATGTAGCTTAAATATAGTAGGAATAATATTAACATTGAAGTAAGCCGTGCATCCCATACCCACCATACTCCCCATATAGGCTTTCCCCATATACTGCCTGTTACTAAGCTAATTAAGGTGAAAGTAGCTCCGGTATAGCTAGCAGCTACCGCAAGCAAATATGACATAGTAGTTTTCCATACTAAATAGCTGAAGCTACAGGCTGCCATAAAGACATAAATAGCGAGTGCCATCCAAGAGGCAGGCACATGAACATACATAATACGTACGAAATCGCCTTGTTGATAATCAGGCGGGGAAACTACTAGCCCTAAATAAAGACCAATAGCCGATGTTAGAAAAGTCAATATTGTCAATATAGGAATTACTATTTTTGATAATTTATCAAAATAATGAGGGTTTAGTAATTTAAACATAATGCATTTTGTAGGTTTTATTATATGGTTCTTAAAAAACGTTCAATACTGTTCCTAGCTGTAACAGAATTTGTTGCGTGGATCATTCTCTCCCCTGTCATCCCGTGATTTATGAACTAGAGCCAGTTAAAAATACTAATAAAATTAGTATTTTTTATTATTTTCTGGATCTAGTTCCCAAGCCACGGTATTGTAAGAAAAGAAAGTGATATAATATAAGTTATAAATGTAATATAAACATTTATAAGAGAGTGTTAATACCCTATATAATGATATAGGGTATTAAGCGGGCATAAGCGACCGTCACGGCATAGGTTTTATACGACCGGAGTCATCAAGGTACTATAGCCCGACTCTCGAGAAGTTTGAATAGTTGGAAGGGATGCGATAAGCACGCCCGATTACAATCCTAAACAATATAAAATCTCGAGGTACATATGATAAAATATCACAAACATATAGGAATTGATATAGGAAAATATAATTTTGTAGTAGGAATAGAGGGCATAAAAGATACAAAAGAATATGAGAATACAAGTTCCGGTATATTTGAATTTATTAATGATAATAAGGATATTTTAGCAAACTCTCTAACTGTAGTTGAAACAACAGGCGGATATGAACTAGAGTTATTGTATAGCTTATGTGAAAGAGGTTATGTAGTACATAGAGCAGATGCAAGAAAGGTAAAGAATTTTATCAGATCATATGGTAATAGTGCAAAAACAGATAAGTTAGATGCTAAAGCATTAGGATTATATGGTAAGGAGCGAGCAGATAAGCTTGAAGTATTTAAGCCTGAATCAAAACAAAATATACAATTATTTCGGTTAGTACAAAGACGGAATGATTTAAAGCAAATGTTAGTTGCCGAAAAGAATAGATTACAACAAGCAAATACAGATAAGTTTGTTAAAAATAGCTGTATAAATATGATAGATGTTTTAAGTAATCAAATTACAGAGATTACTAATCAGGTAGAAGTGATTATATCATCAGATCAGCTGTTAAAAGCAAAGCATGAGATATTGAAAGAGATAAATGGCATTGGTAATATAGTTGCTTTTGAGTTATTAATATTATTACCGGAGTTAGGGAAGTTAACAAGACGGCAGATTGCTTCTCTTGCAGGGCTTGCTCCAAAAGCTAATGATAGTGGTAAATATCAAGGATATAGAAAGGTAGGACATGGTAGAGCAGGAGTCAAGCCTATACTATTCCTTGCTGCTATGTCAGCCCGTAATAGCAAGACTTCTGGTTTAAGACTCTTTTATGAGCGACTCATTAACAATGGTAAAAAGAAAATGGTCGCTCTTACCGCTTTAATGCGTAAAATTATTGTCATCGCTAATGCTAAATTAAAATCTCTTCTTTTTAATTTAAAACATAGTTGATGACATTGAAAGTGCTTTTCGATCCACACAGGTAAAACCTTAAGCGGGAATGACATATAATCCACACAATAGGCTAATCCCTAATAGGAATGATATCAAATTCAAATTCCGTATGAATTTGCCCCATAATAAAATTTATTAGGACATTGGCTAGTCCTTGACATTTTATTCATATACAACTCTATAAATCGTGGCTCTTTAAAGCATATAATATAGGCTATTAAATGTAGACCTGCTGCGATGAATAAAATCATAATGCCGTTATTCCAAATAAATACTATCATAGTCATGATCATATTTAATGCTGCAAATTTAATACTCACACCAAATATCATGGGTGGTCTAGTTAGCCCTACGAATAAAAGATCGGTTGCTAATGTTCCTGCCATATACTTTTCCTCTTTTATATTTTTTATTCAATAATAAACATAAACTTAAAAATTATTAATATAAATTTATATTTTTATTTGCAAACATAGTTAATAATATTGAGTTTGGTATTTTACTATTAACAAAATGCACATTATTACCTATACTTTCAATCACCTTAATTGCTATTTTGATTAATTCTTCTTCTAAATAATGATTACTATCATTTAGCATTGATTTTAACAAATTAGCATTTTGTATTTTCATATTATACTGAAATCCTCTAAATATCTGGGACATTTCATATGGAAATATTAGATGCTCTGCTCCTAAAGTAACAGCAATTGTTGCAGCAGTTAAATTAACATTTAGTAAATGGGTCTTTTCTTGGTCATCATTAGCAAAAGGAGTTATTACAGGTATAATATTACTATCTTCAAAATTTAATAGAATTTCTGGGTTAACTATAATAGGCTCGCTTACAAAGCCAATATCTATAACGTCACGATTTGCAACTCTTCTATGTGATAGTTTTGATTTTCTTGCTTGTAGTAAATTCGCATCTTTTCCTGAAATACCAACCGCATAACAACCTTTATTGCTAAGTTTTGTCACAATAAGTTTGTTGACATAACTCGATAGAATTTCCATAATAATAGGATTATCTATGGAACTATTTTCCCTTACTTTATTAAATTTTTTACTGAAACTTTTATCTAATTGTGATATTAAAGATAGATTACCTAAATCTATATGGTCATGTACTATATAGATTTTAGCACCGCACATCTCAAGCAGTTTGATAGATTCTATAAAAGAAGCAAACAACTTCTTATTAATAATAATATTGATTGGTAACTTTAGAACTATCGCTTGATTTCTAAGCTCATTACTACATGTGATTATATCCCTAATTATAGTAATGTCGCCTAATTCAGAAATATTATCTATTTCTTTACTTTTCAAGTTTGATGCATTTTGCCAAACTAGTTTTAAGTTCTCTTGCACCTTCTTTACTCCTACTACTTACATAAATAAGATTACATGAGTAGTTTAAAGTTGCAAGAAAATTCTGTGCTTCTAGGTTAAGGTTTTTACGATCCGTAACTTTATCGGATTTTGTAAAAATAATTTGGAAATCTCGCTTATTTGCAAGTAATAACTCCGCTACTTTTTTATCGTTCTCTTTAATTCCCCTTCTTGAATCTATCAATAAGTTAACTAATTTTAGATTATCACTCTTGCGTAAGTAATGATTAATTAATATTTCCCACTGATCTTTAACTTGATTTGGAACTTGTGCAAAACCATAACCTGGTAGGTCAACTATTATAAGTTTATCTACAAGATTAAAGAAATTAATCTGCCTAGTACGCCCTGGGGTATTAGAAACTTTAGCAAGTTTTTTGTTATTACATATAGTATTTATTAGACTTGATTTGCCGACATTTGATTTACCAACAAAAGCAATTTGCGGTAATGCAAAATTAGGAAGTTGCTTTATATCCATAGCACCAGCTACAAATTTAGCTTGATGACGAAAAAGCTTATTATCACCTACTAATTTTTTATTAATTACTTTTTCATCAGTCATAATTTTGTAACCTATATTA
Coding sequences within it:
- a CDS encoding GTPase: MINLRAELIELQKVFDEAISPEESNNNLDMKYSKISNIINSIQNILEPFLHHQQIYDNTVFLIGPTGVGKSTLLNYITGKDLYFRTYNDKPGIFPMDGEGIAYVGQGEGSTTIVPNIFRASTGDFQNISFIDCAGDFDSNGIIPEIINSKIKSIIAQNVKNAKILMVTSQDSISPSGSYGIIFKNGLEKSAQFLSDINYFKDSIGLIVSHAGRISNTNKTIESYLKSVSNNPQILKYKPAIENLIQHNRIATFSKYSDEIEENNLYTPPTWNLDQRNKIIDLIRNMTFKSIPKGLFNYSSSVEVREQMSIAFEIVKTKAASLLQYFCRASFT
- a CDS encoding outer membrane protein, which translates into the protein MKKLLLITAASTAILSSAAIFAATDPCEGVVMNAPMTDSAMNSSMPASAMENQWYLKLDAGAVIFDSQKDKVTGIKVKSNTGFTGEIGAGYYIMDNLRTDFTVGLVTSNHLKKSANDKYGDRVSVKHRPNIVSFLLNGYVDVVDLNMFKVFAGAGIGAAMVKEKISYTFPDPDIENGKVNIKNKTNFAYQLSLGASFEVAQGVKAELVYSWRDYGKTKTKTITEGSDSTRYGGTRYRGNNLMAGLRFDM
- a CDS encoding outer membrane protein — protein: MKKLLLIAATSATVLSSALSFADCGNDSWYLRVDAGAAMFNKEKDNQTGLKLKSNTAFTGDIGVGNYIAENFRADLTLGTTFSGKLKKSGAVSSLGGANISASHKPNITRLLINGYVDLSNFEMFDVFAGAGIGASMLKEKVSFSGINSGATVSTSYSSKNTTNLAYKLTLGASSQISDGVKAELAYSWISDGKTKGGNVKLFGLGNKQVKGIRYQSHNLTAGLRFDI
- the fdxA gene encoding ferredoxin FdxA, coding for MTYVVTDECVKCKYTDCVEVCPVDCFYEGEFMLVINPDECIDCGVCVPDCPIDAIKPETPELIEWVERAKHFIEHEKWQVITKKKPALPDADKFKDEKDKFNKYIGV
- a CDS encoding heme ABC transporter permease, translated to MFKLLNPHYFDKLSKIVIPILTILTFLTSAIGLYLGLVVSPPDYQQGDFVRIMYVHVPASWMALAIYVFMAACSFSYLVWKTTMSYLLAVAASYTGATFTLISLVTGSIWGKPIWGVWWVWDARLTSMLILFLLYLSYIIIVNNAEDIRKAQNPASIIALIGLINIPIIKFSVNLWYSLHQPASVLRLGSPTIHSSMLKPLMIMFVSFILYFLLILFLRTSILINKIKNR
- a CDS encoding IS110 family transposase translates to MIKYHKHIGIDIGKYNFVVGIEGIKDTKEYENTSSGIFEFINDNKDILANSLTVVETTGGYELELLYSLCERGYVVHRADARKVKNFIRSYGNSAKTDKLDAKALGLYGKERADKLEVFKPESKQNIQLFRLVQRRNDLKQMLVAEKNRLQQANTDKFVKNSCINMIDVLSNQITEITNQVEVIISSDQLLKAKHEILKEINGIGNIVAFELLILLPELGKLTRRQIASLAGLAPKANDSGKYQGYRKVGHGRAGVKPILFLAAMSARNSKTSGLRLFYERLINNGKKKMVALTALMRKIIVIANAKLKSLLFNLKHS
- a CDS encoding type IV secretion system protein VirB3, translated to MAGTLATDLLFVGLTRPPMIFGVSIKFAALNMIMTMIVFIWNNGIMILFIAAGLHLIAYIICFKEPRFIELYMNKMSRTSQCPNKFYYGANSYGI
- a CDS encoding acetylglutamate kinase produces the protein MQENLKLVWQNASNLKSKEIDNISELGDITIIRDIITCSNELRNQAIVLKLPINIIINKKLFASFIESIKLLEMCGAKIYIVHDHIDLGNLSLISQLDKSFSKKFNKVRENSSIDNPIIMEILSSYVNKLIVTKLSNKGCYAVGISGKDANLLQARKSKLSHRRVANRDVIDIGFVSEPIIVNPEILLNFEDSNIIPVITPFANDDQEKTHLLNVNLTAATIAVTLGAEHLIFPYEMSQIFRGFQYNMKIQNANLLKSMLNDSNHYLEEELIKIAIKVIESIGNNVHFVNSKIPNSILLTMFANKNINLY
- the yihA gene encoding ribosome biogenesis GTP-binding protein YihA/YsxC, giving the protein MTDEKVINKKLVGDNKLFRHQAKFVAGAMDIKQLPNFALPQIAFVGKSNVGKSSLINTICNNKKLAKVSNTPGRTRQINFFNLVDKLIIVDLPGYGFAQVPNQVKDQWEILINHYLRKSDNLKLVNLLIDSRRGIKENDKKVAELLLANKRDFQIIFTKSDKVTDRKNLNLEAQNFLATLNYSCNLIYVSSRSKEGARELKTSLAKCIKLEK